A genomic region of Salvelinus alpinus chromosome 12, SLU_Salpinus.1, whole genome shotgun sequence contains the following coding sequences:
- the pltp gene encoding phospholipid transfer protein: MASCTVSILFLLIVAMSAAEPPGCKIRITNRGLEMLKYETQKFVVEELSNITMPEMKGNEGRFEYTINDVKINELNLTYADLAFQPGLGLLFEVQNSSIALSFQRRILYWFFYDTGAINASAEGVNIHTVLHMTKDELGRLKISNITCDASIGKMKMKFTGTLGRVYDFLATFLTTGMRFLLNQQICPAMNHAGLVLINSLLETIPVRTEVDKYVGIDYSLLSDPVVTSRSLDMDFRGMFFELGNENNTLVNYAVNPIVREYDRMVYLGLSEYFFDSGLYSYYKAGIFQMNIANERMPKDLEMLLRTTYFGTIMMMNPALVEYPISLRLELNSAPKTTIKTSGATVAVTAIVTVMVLPPGTAPVQLSSMTMEAKFNAKVSMKGKRLAVLADLRRFKIFSNQSALESLALIPLQGPLKTMLQISIVPIINNWTKRGVSIPLADGLDFIEEVVEYHNGYLIIGANLHFSKGLREMIERKIQADA, encoded by the exons ATGGCTTCATGCACGGTGTCTATCCTCTTCCTTCTCATCGTTGCCATGTCAGCAGCAGAGCCGCCAGGCTGCAAGATCCGGATCACAAACAGAGGCCTCGAAATGT TGAAGTACGAGACCCAGAAGTTTGTGGTGGAGGAACTGAGCAACATCACCATGCCAGAGATGAAGGGCAACGAGGGCCGCTTCGAGTACACCATCAATGA TGTGAAAATAAATGAGTTGAACCTGACCTACGCAGACCTGGCATTTCAGCCTGGTCTGGGACTGCTCTTCGAGGTGCAGAACTCATCCATCGCCCTCAGCTTCCAGAGACGCATCCTATACTGGTTCTT CTATGACACGGGAGCCATCAACGCCTCTGCTGAAGGCGTGAACATCCACACTGTCCTGCACATGACCAAAGACGAGTTGGGCCGTCTCAAGATCTCCAACATCACCTGTGATGCGTCCATCGGCAAAATGAAAATGAAGTTCACTGGCACCTTGGG GAGGGTGTATGACTTCTTGGCGACGTTCTTGACCACAGGAATGCGCTTCCTTCTTAACCAACAG ATCTGCCCTGCCATGAACCACGCTGGTTTGGTTCTAATCAACTCTTTGTTGGAGACGATTCCAG TTCGAACTGAAGTGGACAAGTACGTGGGAATCGACTACTCTCTCCTAAGTGACCCAGTGGTGACTTCAAGGAGTCTTGACATGGATTTCAGG GGCATGTTCTTTGAGCTCGGGAACGAGAACAACACCTTGGTCAACTATGCCGTTAACCCAATCGTGAGAGAGTACGATCGAATGGTGTACCTGGGTCTGTCCGAGTATTTCTTTGACAGTGGGTTGTACTCCTATTATAAAGCCGGCATATTCCAAATGAATATCGCCAACGAGCGC ATGCCAAAGGATCTGGAGATGCTCCTCAGGACAACCTATTTTGGCACCATTATGATGATG AACCCAGCCCTGGTGGAGTACCCTATCTCCCTGCGACTGGAGTTGAACTCTGCCCCCAAGACTACCATCAAGACCTCTGGGGCCACTGTGGCCGTCACCGCCATCGTCACGGTGATGGTGCTACCGCCCGGCACGGCGCCCGTGCAGCTCAGCAGCATGACCATG GAGGCCAAATTCAATGCCAAGGTGTCCATGAAGGGCAAGAGACTGGCTGTCCTTGCAGACTTGAGGAG GTTTAAAATCTTCTCCAACCAGTCTGCTTTGGAATCACTGGCG CTTATTCCCCTACAAGGCCCTCTGAAGACCATGCTGCAGATCTCAATAGTACCCATCATCAACA ACTGGACCAAGAGAGGTGTCTCGATCCCTCTTGCAGATGGTTTGGACTTCATAGAGGAAGTGGTGGAGTATCATAAC GGTTACCTCATCATCGGGGCAAACCTACATTTCAGCAAGGGACTGAGGGAGATGATCGAGAGGAAAATCCAGGCTGATGCCTAG